The following are from one region of the Methylophilus sp. DW102 genome:
- a CDS encoding RNA polymerase factor sigma-54 — protein MKQNLQLRISQNLALTPQLQQSIRLLQLSTLELNQELETILQENPLLEMSDGEEGEFEDNTPPPPTVEAEPTDASSFDMATQQEITAPAESLREDLHDELGGSESDLPNLNEEFTPPEFEDDYEEFGSTSNWDEAGRNHQEDEDSDFSRQETTSISLREHLIDQIQLAHLSQRDMSLVKLLLDSITDDGYLEQDLQEIVEHLPLELEVELLELETALKLIQNLDPVGVGARDLRECLLLQLTRLPQETPHLQTAIAIAKDHLALLANKDFVKLRKVLGCDEAVLKAAQHLIRQQNPRPGSEFSSFSHDHFIQHDVVVKKIKGIWVASLNDGVIPKLRINQMYADILKRNRESSGQYLQSQMQEAKWMIKNIQQRFSTILRVSQAIVDRQRNFFEHGEIAMRPLVLREIAEELDLHESTVSRVTTHKYMLTPRGVYELKYFFGSSVATDAGGSCSATAIRALIKQMVAEENPKKPLSDNQITDTLAQQGIVVARRTIAKYRESLNIPPANLRKTL, from the coding sequence ATGAAACAGAACCTGCAATTACGTATTTCGCAAAATCTGGCGCTGACGCCGCAGCTGCAGCAATCGATCCGTTTGCTGCAACTTTCCACGCTGGAACTGAACCAGGAACTGGAAACCATCCTGCAGGAAAACCCGTTACTGGAAATGTCAGACGGTGAAGAAGGCGAGTTTGAAGATAACACACCGCCTCCCCCCACTGTAGAAGCTGAGCCGACAGATGCCAGCTCGTTTGACATGGCAACGCAGCAAGAGATCACCGCACCGGCAGAAAGTCTGCGTGAAGACTTGCACGATGAGCTGGGCGGGAGCGAGAGCGACCTGCCCAATTTAAACGAGGAATTCACGCCGCCAGAGTTTGAAGATGATTATGAAGAGTTTGGCAGCACCAGCAACTGGGACGAAGCCGGACGCAATCATCAGGAAGACGAAGACAGTGACTTTTCCAGACAGGAAACCACCAGCATCAGTTTGCGCGAGCATCTGATTGATCAGATACAACTGGCACATTTATCGCAACGTGACATGAGCCTGGTCAAACTGCTACTGGATAGCATCACTGATGATGGCTATCTGGAGCAAGATCTGCAGGAGATTGTGGAGCACTTGCCACTCGAACTTGAGGTCGAGCTGCTGGAACTGGAAACCGCCCTCAAGCTGATCCAGAATCTGGACCCTGTAGGCGTAGGTGCGCGCGATTTACGCGAGTGCCTGCTCTTGCAACTGACGCGTTTGCCGCAAGAAACGCCACACTTGCAAACCGCCATTGCCATTGCCAAAGACCACCTGGCGCTGCTGGCCAACAAAGACTTTGTCAAACTGCGCAAGGTGCTTGGTTGCGATGAAGCGGTACTCAAGGCGGCGCAGCACCTGATCCGCCAGCAAAACCCCAGACCCGGCAGCGAGTTTTCCAGCTTTAGTCACGATCACTTTATCCAGCACGATGTGGTGGTTAAAAAAATCAAGGGCATTTGGGTCGCCTCTTTAAATGATGGCGTGATCCCCAAACTGCGCATCAACCAGATGTATGCGGACATCCTCAAGCGCAACCGCGAGAGTTCAGGCCAATACCTGCAAAGCCAGATGCAGGAAGCCAAGTGGATGATTAAAAATATCCAGCAGCGCTTCTCGACCATTTTGCGCGTGTCACAAGCCATTGTAGATCGCCAGCGCAACTTCTTTGAACATGGTGAAATTGCCATGCGGCCACTGGTGCTGCGTGAAATCGCCGAAGAACTCGACTTGCATGAAAGCACAGTTTCCCGCGTCACCACGCATAAGTATATGCTCACACCGCGTGGCGTCTATGAACTCAAATACTTCTTTGGCAGCTCGGTGGCCACAGATGCAGGCGGCTCCTGCTCTGCCACCGCTATCCGCGCCTTGATCAAGCAAATGGTGGCCGAAGAAAACCCGAAAAAGCCTTTGTCGGACAACCAGATCACCGACACACTGGCACAACAAGGTATCGTCGTTGCCCGCCGTACCATAGCCAAATATCGCGAGTCCCTGAATATTCCGCCCGCGAACTTGCGCAAAACGCTCTAA
- the lptB gene encoding LPS export ABC transporter ATP-binding protein, producing the protein METMAADQNHLQVNRLKKTYQGRTVVKNTTLELRSGEVIGLLGPNGAGKTTSFYMIVGLVALDEGNITLNGADVSRAPMHERARMGLAYLPQEASIFRKLSVTDNILAILETRPYTEEQREARLESLLDQLHIQHIRNSQAVSLSGGERRRVEIARCLATDPKFILLDEPFAGIDPIAVIEIQKIIRYLSSQNIGILITDHNVRETLDICDRAYIVNEGAVFAAGTPDEIIQNEGVREVYLGKNFRL; encoded by the coding sequence ATGGAAACCATGGCAGCAGATCAGAACCATTTGCAGGTTAACCGCCTGAAAAAAACCTATCAGGGCCGTACCGTGGTCAAAAACACGACGCTTGAGTTACGCAGTGGCGAAGTGATCGGCTTGCTGGGTCCCAACGGGGCAGGCAAAACCACCAGCTTTTACATGATTGTCGGGTTGGTTGCGCTGGATGAAGGCAACATTACGCTGAATGGCGCCGACGTGAGCCGCGCGCCCATGCATGAGCGCGCGCGCATGGGCCTGGCTTATCTGCCCCAAGAAGCATCCATTTTCCGCAAGCTCAGCGTAACCGACAACATACTCGCCATTCTTGAAACCCGTCCCTATACGGAAGAGCAGCGTGAGGCGAGGCTTGAGTCCTTGCTGGATCAATTGCATATCCAGCACATCCGCAACAGTCAGGCCGTCAGCTTGTCTGGCGGCGAACGTCGACGCGTTGAAATTGCGCGCTGCCTGGCCACTGACCCTAAATTTATTTTGCTGGATGAACCGTTCGCCGGGATTGATCCGATTGCGGTGATCGAAATCCAGAAAATCATCCGCTACCTGAGCAGTCAGAATATTGGTATTTTAATCACCGACCACAATGTGCGCGAAACGCTGGATATCTGTGACCGCGCTTATATTGTCAATGAAGGCGCTGTGTTTGCAGCAGGCACGCCCGATGAAATCATTCAGAATGAAGGTGTGCGTGAAGTGTATCTGGGCAAGAATTTTAGGCTGTAA
- the lptA gene encoding lipopolysaccharide transport periplasmic protein LptA: MSVWALLSMPLSVLAEESDRDQPIELEADTVTVNDAKKISIYTGNVILNQGTLQIKADKMIVREDQDGFQHSTCTGNPTTFKQKRTGKDEWMQGSGQRIEYNARMDKVQLYTNAWVKRGEDIVTGDYISYDANAEYAEVIGGTKANPNGTAGSRVKATIQPKNKTTPPVIDNKPTSQQGLRMNRSLQLKVEPAPAENTGEQGKE, encoded by the coding sequence ATGAGCGTATGGGCGCTATTGTCCATGCCGCTGAGTGTGCTGGCCGAAGAATCCGACCGAGATCAACCGATAGAGCTTGAGGCGGATACCGTGACCGTGAACGATGCTAAAAAAATCAGTATCTACACGGGCAACGTGATTCTTAATCAGGGCACTTTGCAAATCAAGGCGGACAAAATGATCGTACGCGAGGATCAGGACGGCTTTCAACATAGCACCTGTACCGGCAACCCCACCACATTCAAGCAAAAACGTACCGGTAAAGACGAGTGGATGCAAGGCAGTGGTCAACGTATCGAATACAACGCCCGCATGGATAAAGTGCAACTGTATACCAATGCCTGGGTTAAACGTGGTGAAGACATCGTGACCGGGGACTACATCAGCTACGACGCCAACGCCGAGTATGCCGAGGTGATTGGCGGCACCAAAGCCAACCCGAACGGGACGGCTGGCAGCCGCGTCAAGGCCACCATACAGCCTAAAAATAAAACCACACCACCTGTCATTGACAACAAGCCAACCTCTCAACAGGGGTTACGGATGAATCGCTCCTTGCAACTCAAGGTCGAACCTGCCCCTGCCGAAAACACTGGTGAGCAAGGCAAAGAGTAA
- the lptC gene encoding LPS export ABC transporter periplasmic protein LptC has translation MLKHPILLPIALMLLLALLTFWINQNVQEQALKMNILNRQAPDYMLYNFVSTRTDASGNTKYVLAAAKMRHFPANDYTELQRPRFTQFGLNKPYTQIYGQQGRVSANGKLVEFSKQVKVIRQASATKPETQMQTERLWLEPDTEVAHTDQPVVIRQKPATVITGTGMRFDNRADTMQLFNRVHVHYERPPVASNLASPAQASNTERQ, from the coding sequence ATGCTTAAACACCCCATTTTGTTGCCGATTGCGTTAATGCTGTTGCTGGCGCTGCTGACCTTCTGGATTAACCAGAATGTGCAAGAGCAAGCACTCAAAATGAACATACTTAATCGCCAAGCGCCGGACTACATGTTGTACAACTTTGTGAGTACCCGCACGGATGCGTCCGGTAATACCAAATATGTGCTGGCGGCCGCAAAAATGCGCCACTTTCCTGCCAATGACTATACAGAATTGCAGCGGCCACGCTTTACCCAGTTTGGCCTGAACAAGCCTTACACGCAAATTTATGGTCAGCAAGGACGTGTTTCCGCCAATGGTAAACTGGTCGAGTTTAGCAAACAGGTCAAGGTGATCCGCCAAGCCTCCGCCACCAAGCCAGAAACACAAATGCAAACCGAGCGGCTTTGGCTGGAGCCGGATACCGAGGTGGCACACACAGACCAGCCGGTGGTCATCCGCCAAAAACCGGCGACAGTGATTACAGGCACGGGCATGCGTTTTGATAACCGGGCTGATACCATGCAATTGTTTAACCGGGTACATGTGCATTATGAGCGTCCACCCGTCGCCAGCAATTTGGCAAGCCCGGCCCAGGCGTCAAACACAGAACGCCAATGA
- a CDS encoding KpsF/GutQ family sugar-phosphate isomerase, translating into MMTANSGIHLVKTPDIVSRARGVLLHEADEIRHLADRIGSAFEAAVHMLLACKGRVVVTGMGKSGHIGGKIAATLASTGTPAFFMHPAEASHGDLGMITAEDVVIALSNSGESDEIINILPAIRRIGARVLSITGSEDSTLSRESEVHLSAAVSHEACPLGLAPTASTTAALALGDALALCVLDLREFTAEDFARSHPGGSLGRRLLVRIRDVMRTGEAVPQIDQHASIQEAITQISLKGMGFTAIVDHAQRPIGIFTDGDLRRLFMQGKNNPQASIDTVMNKQPYLLETNQMAVEAVNMMEQHKINGFLAVDAQGQLVGAFNMHDLLKAKVV; encoded by the coding sequence ATGATGACAGCAAATTCCGGCATCCATCTTGTTAAAACACCCGATATCGTGTCGCGCGCACGAGGGGTGTTGTTGCACGAAGCCGATGAGATCAGGCATCTGGCAGACCGCATTGGCTCGGCTTTTGAGGCCGCCGTGCATATGCTTCTGGCCTGCAAGGGCCGGGTGGTGGTCACGGGCATGGGCAAATCTGGCCATATCGGCGGCAAAATTGCGGCCACCTTGGCCAGTACCGGCACACCGGCGTTTTTCATGCACCCGGCCGAGGCCAGCCACGGCGACTTGGGCATGATTACGGCAGAAGATGTGGTGATCGCGCTGTCCAATTCTGGCGAGAGTGATGAAATTATTAATATTTTACCGGCGATCCGCCGCATCGGTGCTCGGGTGTTGAGCATCACGGGCAGCGAAGACTCCACCTTGTCACGTGAGTCGGAAGTGCATTTGAGTGCTGCCGTGAGCCATGAGGCTTGCCCACTCGGCTTGGCTCCCACAGCCAGCACGACAGCGGCCTTGGCCCTTGGCGATGCTTTAGCACTCTGCGTGCTGGATTTGCGTGAGTTCACTGCGGAAGACTTCGCCCGTTCGCATCCCGGTGGCAGCTTGGGCAGACGGCTACTGGTGCGCATCAGGGATGTCATGCGCACCGGCGAGGCCGTGCCCCAAATTGATCAACACGCCTCCATTCAGGAAGCCATCACGCAAATTTCACTCAAGGGCATGGGCTTCACGGCTATTGTGGACCACGCGCAACGCCCAATAGGCATTTTTACCGATGGCGATTTGCGCCGCTTGTTTATGCAGGGCAAGAACAATCCACAGGCATCCATTGATACCGTGATGAACAAACAGCCGTATTTGCTGGAGACGAATCAGATGGCGGTTGAAGCAGTTAACATGATGGAGCAGCACAAAATAAATGGCTTTTTGGCAGTCGATGCCCAAGGGCAGTTGGTAGGGGCATTCAATATGCATGACTTATTGAAAGCCAAAGTCGTTTAG
- a CDS encoding cation:proton antiporter, producing MFDSLIHLLLLLTSSVFAVGLFRILGLPAMLAYFVIGIVLGPHALGLLEDEESGRQVAEFGIVFLMFSIGLEFSLPKLYAMRKTLFGLGGGQVVLTLLASLVLGKVAGLSLTSAFIIGAAITMSSTAIVSKILMERVDLNSRHGRLSIGVLLFQDLAVIPILVLIQTLGSHSDNWLDVLGLTLFKSSVLLFLLFKFGKNILNFWFELVAKQRSRELFVLNVLMVTLLMAAATNYVGLSFALGAFVAGMLISETKYRYQVESDIAPFRDILLGLFFISVGMLLDVSVLINHIVLIVFLLALFLVFKIGLIAFLTKLYGFEMGVGVRTGIILGQAGEFSFVVLALGLQTHLIDGDSLQLVLSVAVLSMLVAPFIIQYNGRIARKLVKSYTRNSYKVVETIQEHSLDLRDHVIICGYGRSGQYLGRFLREENIPYVALDMDASRVQEAAAAGENVIYGDAGRRSVLEAAGLARAKAVIVSYAETRGTMKVLHVIQEKYPTLPVIVRTHDDSEMDLLRDAGAAEVVPEILEGSLMLASHALVTLGIPLNRVVKRIRLFREERYKMFKGYFRGVSDADTTTAALPQLHSVEMYKNFYAHGLRLDHIPFEDFAVEVKQLRRTNMPEPIAPRPDIILNEGDILVLLGSNAALIAMEVYLISGRKP from the coding sequence ATGTTTGATTCCCTGATACATCTTTTATTACTGCTGACCAGCTCGGTCTTCGCCGTGGGCTTGTTCCGCATCCTCGGCTTGCCTGCCATGCTGGCCTATTTTGTCATCGGCATCGTGCTGGGCCCGCACGCCCTGGGCTTGCTGGAGGATGAAGAGTCCGGTCGCCAGGTGGCCGAGTTTGGTATCGTGTTTTTGATGTTTAGCATCGGTCTCGAGTTTAGTCTGCCTAAGCTGTATGCCATGCGAAAAACGCTGTTCGGGCTAGGGGGCGGACAGGTCGTGCTGACCTTGCTGGCCAGTCTGGTGCTGGGCAAAGTGGCCGGGCTCAGCCTGACTTCTGCTTTTATCATTGGTGCGGCCATCACCATGTCCTCGACCGCGATTGTGTCCAAAATTCTGATGGAGCGTGTAGACCTTAACTCCAGACATGGTCGTCTCAGTATCGGCGTGCTGCTTTTCCAGGATCTGGCCGTGATTCCGATTCTGGTGTTGATCCAGACGCTAGGCTCGCATAGCGACAATTGGCTGGATGTGTTGGGGCTGACGCTGTTCAAGTCGTCTGTACTGCTGTTTTTACTGTTCAAGTTCGGGAAAAACATCCTTAACTTCTGGTTTGAGCTGGTGGCCAAACAGCGCTCACGCGAGTTGTTTGTGCTCAATGTGCTGATGGTGACCCTGCTGATGGCGGCAGCCACCAACTATGTCGGCTTGTCCTTTGCGCTGGGGGCCTTTGTGGCCGGGATGCTGATTTCTGAGACCAAATACCGTTATCAGGTCGAATCAGATATTGCGCCTTTCCGCGATATCTTGCTGGGTCTGTTTTTTATCAGCGTCGGCATGCTGCTCGACGTTTCCGTATTGATCAATCATATTGTATTGATTGTTTTCCTGTTAGCCCTGTTCCTGGTGTTCAAGATTGGCCTGATTGCCTTTTTAACCAAGTTGTATGGCTTTGAGATGGGCGTGGGTGTCCGTACCGGCATTATTCTTGGCCAGGCGGGGGAGTTCAGTTTTGTGGTGCTGGCCCTGGGCTTGCAAACGCATTTGATCGACGGCGACTCCCTACAGCTGGTGCTGTCCGTGGCCGTGCTTTCCATGCTGGTGGCGCCATTCATTATTCAATATAACGGCAGGATTGCGCGCAAACTGGTCAAGAGTTATACGCGAAATAGCTACAAGGTGGTGGAGACTATTCAGGAGCACAGCCTCGATTTGCGCGACCATGTCATCATCTGCGGCTATGGCCGCAGTGGTCAGTATCTGGGCCGCTTTTTGCGCGAAGAAAATATCCCCTATGTGGCCCTGGATATGGATGCCAGCCGCGTTCAGGAAGCCGCCGCCGCCGGTGAAAATGTGATTTACGGCGATGCAGGCCGTCGCTCAGTGCTTGAGGCGGCCGGGCTGGCCAGGGCCAAAGCGGTGATTGTCAGCTATGCAGAAACGCGTGGCACCATGAAGGTTCTGCATGTGATCCAGGAGAAATATCCAACCCTGCCCGTGATTGTGCGCACCCATGATGACAGTGAAATGGATTTGCTGCGAGATGCCGGGGCGGCAGAAGTGGTGCCGGAAATCTTGGAGGGTAGCCTCATGCTGGCCTCGCATGCACTGGTCACGCTGGGGATTCCGCTTAACCGCGTGGTCAAACGTATCCGTCTGTTCCGCGAAGAGCGTTACAAAATGTTCAAAGGTTACTTCCGCGGCGTGAGTGATGCGGATACGACCACCGCCGCTCTGCCACAACTGCATTCGGTAGAGATGTATAAAAACTTTTATGCGCATGGTTTGCGCCTGGACCATATCCCGTTTGAGGATTTTGCGGTCGAGGTCAAACAGCTCAGGCGTACCAATATGCCAGAACCGATTGCACCCAGACCGGATATTATTCTCAACGAAGGCGATATTCTGGTCCTGCTCGGTAGCAATGCCGCCCTGATCGCCATGGAAGTCTATTTGATTTCTGGCCGTAAACCGTAA
- a CDS encoding FAD-dependent oxidoreductase, with translation MANTSVVVVGGGIVGCLTAMQLKKQGHTVTLVERNIVAAQTSGESSWAGAGIAFPLLPWFYQEIVNELALAGARAYPAVSAELLAETGIDPECTRSGMLIQPPFDQQAALDWCQRYGLQAELQGDNLLIPEVVQIRNPRLLQSLKAWLIKHGVTLREQTQLMPLQEGASSIHTWQTTTGDTLSADHFVVTSGAWSFELLKQTALSLEIKPMRGQMLLYQMSPGLLPHILYREGFYMLQRRDGHLLAGSSLEDVGFDTGVTESMRQEMLQKAEAILPALRGQPVIKHWSGLRPGTPHNIPTIGRHPNIENLYLNTGHFRYGVTMAPACARRIAALLS, from the coding sequence ATGGCAAACACTTCAGTGGTCGTGGTCGGCGGTGGCATCGTAGGCTGCCTCACTGCCATGCAGTTAAAGAAACAAGGGCACACCGTCACGCTGGTTGAGCGCAATATCGTCGCTGCGCAAACGTCAGGGGAGTCTTCGTGGGCTGGGGCGGGCATCGCTTTTCCGCTGTTGCCATGGTTTTATCAGGAGATTGTCAACGAGCTGGCGCTGGCTGGTGCGCGCGCCTATCCAGCCGTCAGTGCAGAGCTCCTTGCCGAAACCGGTATAGACCCCGAATGCACGCGTAGCGGCATGCTGATCCAGCCGCCGTTTGACCAGCAGGCAGCCCTGGACTGGTGCCAGCGCTATGGACTGCAAGCAGAGTTGCAAGGAGATAACCTGCTAATTCCAGAAGTGGTGCAAATCCGTAACCCGCGCCTGCTACAATCGCTCAAAGCGTGGTTGATCAAGCATGGCGTCACTCTGCGCGAACAAACACAACTCATGCCCTTGCAAGAAGGTGCTTCCAGCATCCACACCTGGCAAACCACAACGGGCGACACCTTGTCGGCCGACCATTTTGTCGTCACCTCCGGCGCCTGGAGTTTTGAGCTACTCAAACAAACCGCGCTGAGTCTGGAGATCAAACCCATGCGCGGGCAAATGCTGTTGTATCAGATGTCCCCTGGCCTGCTACCGCATATTCTTTACCGTGAAGGGTTTTACATGCTGCAACGCCGCGATGGGCACTTGCTAGCCGGCAGTAGTCTGGAAGATGTCGGTTTTGATACCGGGGTGACTGAAAGCATGCGTCAGGAAATGCTGCAAAAAGCCGAGGCGATTCTGCCAGCTTTACGTGGGCAGCCAGTGATCAAACACTGGAGCGGGTTGCGTCCCGGCACGCCGCACAATATCCCGACTATAGGCCGTCATCCAAACATTGAGAATCTGTATTTGAATACAGGGCATTTTCGCTATGGTGTAACGATGGCACCAGCATGTGCGCGACGGATTGCGGCGTTATTATCTTGA
- a CDS encoding endonuclease/exonuclease/phosphatase family protein — translation MRVLTWNCNGAFRKKFQLVSEYDADILVIQECEDPHQSKGKHYQAFAANFLWHGKTKNKGLGVFAKHGISLEQIKLNLKPLELFLPCMVDGHIPLLATWTKQANSPNFAYIGQLWKFLQQHKFFLNNPFAMLVGDLNSNKRWDEWDRWWNHTDVVRELSELGLESAYHSYFAEAQGDETRPTLYLHRNHSKSYHIDYGFFGNAWKIVTVEVGSADKWLAQSDHMPMLFEIT, via the coding sequence ATGAGAGTCTTAACTTGGAATTGTAACGGTGCATTTCGTAAGAAGTTCCAGCTAGTTTCAGAATACGATGCAGACATTCTGGTTATTCAAGAGTGTGAAGATCCCCATCAATCCAAGGGTAAACATTACCAAGCTTTTGCCGCCAACTTTCTATGGCATGGTAAGACCAAAAATAAAGGTTTGGGAGTATTCGCAAAACATGGCATCTCACTTGAACAGATCAAACTTAACCTTAAACCATTAGAGCTTTTTCTACCTTGCATGGTGGATGGTCACATACCTCTACTTGCTACTTGGACTAAGCAGGCAAACTCTCCAAATTTTGCATATATAGGCCAGCTCTGGAAGTTCTTACAGCAACATAAGTTTTTTTTAAATAACCCTTTCGCGATGCTTGTGGGCGACCTCAATAGCAACAAGCGCTGGGATGAATGGGATAGGTGGTGGAACCATACAGACGTTGTAAGAGAGTTGTCTGAACTCGGTCTGGAAAGCGCCTATCACTCATATTTTGCAGAAGCTCAAGGAGATGAGACAAGACCTACGCTTTACCTGCATCGCAACCACTCAAAGTCGTACCATATTGACTATGGCTTCTTTGGTAACGCGTGGAAGATAGTCACTGTAGAGGTAGGAAGTGCAGACAAATGGCTAGCACAAAGCGATCACATGCCGATGTTGTTTGAGATAACATGA
- a CDS encoding DUF5906 domain-containing protein: MDYTTIHATAPAVAPPQHFEHLPVNTGEALKFLSTLAPHAKEFHTRTIDDKKPRRGHLAGNHKISNSLDSFKRLIELNHAGAGVFVVINEGGQQGHDITRIRAVFADTDGAPLEPLLVLKPHIIVESSPGNYHVYWLVDGAFPLGRFTEIQTAIATQYETDPRVKDLPRVLRLPGFYHQKGAPFLVRVVESNPELPRYSIDQIISGLGVQPDAANSTSSDETQLGEIPRHIAAMFPSGEVLGKQTTHNLPYTKENREMVLSAARAAWPDGIPDRESFYQLGNSLASLVIVNDWPETVAREILDDVASRPAGANRENNDSEWASYLLGTSAKYKNGESFLGIGSLFKRAKDNGWARPDTATEKLKGLSCFGLIRLGSKVGIVDLEQAKEVSTLKPLNIYSRDDGGFLIQRAIAASNPQADSAKEFRSWWKAPQTKMFYGVELNPSGTTPGYLNIFRGLSVTPKQGNYPLISSFLKDIVCAGSTEYFNYLWGWMAHLIQKPAEKPGVSILLLGGQGTGKGTFAAKIVGGLYAHHFLHLQSDAALTGTFNEALESSLVVFADEAFFSGDRKAANILKAVETESRLQINAKFQPGRQITSYHRIIAASNNTHAAHVEEDDRRKFVLRLSEARKGDFAYWKALDTEIKGGGLEALAFDLQHHDLSSFEVRQRPKSSELMRQKLASLDAVPKWWLDRLTDGRQLCTSNDWQEWIATDILYPDFLESAKKSGAKLFAITQRDFISALKQLTPSMSPERRGNAYSKQRGHRFSGLSECKAEFERFCGGEIDWGYD, translated from the coding sequence ATGGATTATACCACAATTCATGCTACTGCGCCCGCAGTAGCACCTCCACAACATTTTGAACACCTGCCAGTAAACACGGGTGAAGCCCTCAAATTTTTATCCACTTTGGCGCCGCACGCTAAAGAGTTTCATACAAGAACAATTGACGACAAAAAACCTCGTCGAGGACATCTAGCAGGCAACCACAAAATATCAAACTCACTCGACTCGTTTAAACGGTTAATCGAACTAAACCATGCCGGTGCAGGTGTTTTTGTTGTAATCAACGAAGGAGGTCAGCAAGGCCATGACATTACTCGCATTCGCGCCGTGTTTGCAGATACTGATGGCGCACCATTGGAGCCGCTTCTTGTTCTTAAACCGCATATTATTGTTGAGAGTAGCCCAGGTAACTACCATGTTTATTGGCTTGTAGATGGCGCATTTCCGCTTGGCAGATTTACTGAAATTCAAACCGCGATTGCCACACAATATGAGACTGACCCCCGTGTAAAGGATTTACCGCGGGTGTTGAGACTACCCGGTTTTTATCATCAAAAAGGTGCGCCATTTCTTGTGCGAGTGGTTGAATCTAATCCTGAGTTACCAAGATACTCAATCGACCAAATCATTAGCGGCTTGGGTGTGCAGCCAGATGCGGCTAATTCTACGAGTAGCGACGAAACTCAATTGGGGGAAATTCCGCGACATATCGCGGCAATGTTCCCATCTGGTGAAGTGTTGGGAAAACAAACAACTCACAATCTCCCATACACAAAAGAGAACCGCGAAATGGTGTTATCTGCGGCACGAGCTGCATGGCCTGATGGTATACCAGACCGTGAAAGTTTCTACCAGTTAGGTAATTCTCTAGCCTCATTGGTTATCGTCAATGATTGGCCCGAAACCGTGGCAAGGGAGATTTTAGACGATGTTGCAAGCAGACCTGCCGGAGCTAATAGAGAGAATAACGACAGCGAGTGGGCTAGTTACCTTTTGGGCACCAGCGCAAAGTATAAAAACGGTGAGTCGTTTTTAGGGATTGGATCACTATTTAAACGTGCAAAAGATAATGGCTGGGCGCGTCCTGACACTGCGACTGAGAAACTAAAAGGCCTCTCATGCTTTGGGCTAATTAGACTTGGGTCAAAGGTTGGAATTGTTGACCTTGAGCAGGCCAAAGAGGTGAGCACTCTTAAACCCTTAAACATTTATTCCCGTGATGATGGCGGCTTTTTAATTCAGCGTGCTATTGCCGCATCAAATCCGCAAGCAGATTCAGCTAAAGAGTTTCGGTCATGGTGGAAAGCACCCCAAACCAAGATGTTTTACGGCGTGGAGTTGAACCCCTCTGGCACTACGCCTGGCTATTTAAATATTTTTCGAGGTTTGTCGGTTACACCAAAACAGGGTAATTACCCATTGATTTCGTCCTTCCTAAAAGACATCGTTTGCGCTGGTTCGACGGAGTACTTTAATTACCTTTGGGGATGGATGGCGCACCTAATCCAGAAGCCAGCTGAGAAGCCCGGCGTATCGATTTTGCTCTTAGGTGGGCAAGGGACCGGTAAAGGAACATTTGCCGCAAAGATCGTTGGCGGGTTGTATGCACATCACTTCTTACACTTGCAGTCCGATGCGGCTTTAACTGGAACCTTTAACGAGGCTTTGGAAAGTTCACTTGTGGTTTTTGCCGATGAGGCGTTTTTCTCGGGGGACCGTAAAGCTGCAAACATTCTCAAAGCAGTGGAAACCGAATCGCGCCTTCAAATTAATGCGAAATTTCAACCTGGGCGACAAATCACTAGTTACCACCGAATTATTGCAGCCTCAAATAACACCCATGCTGCACACGTTGAAGAAGATGACCGCCGTAAATTTGTTCTTAGACTTTCAGAGGCCCGGAAAGGCGATTTCGCATACTGGAAGGCACTGGATACGGAAATAAAAGGAGGCGGGCTTGAAGCTTTAGCTTTCGATTTGCAACACCATGACCTATCCTCCTTTGAAGTTAGGCAGCGGCCAAAATCCTCTGAACTGATGCGTCAAAAGCTCGCGTCTCTCGATGCTGTGCCTAAATGGTGGTTAGACCGTTTGACCGATGGGCGCCAACTATGTACTTCTAATGATTGGCAAGAATGGATAGCAACAGACATTCTTTATCCTGATTTCCTAGAGAGCGCGAAAAAAAGTGGTGCCAAACTTTTTGCAATAACCCAACGCGATTTTATTTCGGCATTAAAGCAATTAACCCCCTCTATGTCTCCTGAGAGACGAGGGAATGCCTACTCTAAGCAAAGGGGACACCGTTTCTCTGGTCTCTCAGAATGCAAAGCCGAGTTTGAACGGTTTTGTGGTGGTGAAATAGACTGGGGGTACGATTAG